The Paraburkholderia bonniea genome includes a window with the following:
- a CDS encoding betaine/proline/choline family ABC transporter ATP-binding protein (Members of the family are the ATP-binding subunit of ABC transporters for substrates such as betaine, L-proline or other amino acids, choline, carnitine, etc. The substrate specificity is best determined from the substrate-binding subunit, rather than this subunit, as it interacts with the permease subunit and not with substrate directly.) — translation MIELDKLTKIFTQKDGQPVRAVDSVSLTVGEGEIGVFLGPSGCGKTTTLKMINRLIAPTSGRVLINGEDTTDLDEVELRRRIGYVIQQIGLFPNMTIEENITVVPRLLGWDKKRCHERATELMSMVALDPKQYLKRYPRELSGGQQQRIGVIRALAADPPVLLMDEPFGAVDPINRESIQNEFFLMQRQLNKTVIMVSHDIDEALKLGDRIAVFRRGKLVQYDHPDTLLAHPRDEFVAQFVGQDSTLKRLLLIKAGDAATQPETARADTPLTRAFQIMDENDCRYLTIVDDDQRALGYVTRRAARGNEGVCADQLAAFRTTAAGEDNLRILLSRMYQFNSSWMPVIDADGRYVGEVTQDSIADYLSSGRSRQQTGQPAIISPAVAAAQAAADAAT, via the coding sequence ATGATCGAACTCGACAAACTGACGAAAATTTTCACGCAAAAAGACGGCCAGCCGGTACGGGCCGTCGACTCAGTCAGCTTGACTGTGGGCGAAGGCGAAATTGGCGTGTTTCTTGGCCCGTCGGGCTGCGGCAAGACCACGACGCTGAAGATGATTAACCGCCTGATTGCGCCTACTTCCGGCCGTGTGCTGATTAACGGTGAAGACACGACGGACCTGGACGAAGTAGAACTGCGCCGCCGTATTGGCTATGTGATCCAGCAGATCGGCTTGTTTCCGAACATGACGATTGAAGAAAACATTACGGTCGTGCCGCGTTTGCTGGGCTGGGACAAAAAGCGCTGCCACGAGCGCGCAACCGAACTGATGTCGATGGTTGCCCTGGACCCCAAGCAGTATCTGAAACGCTATCCGCGCGAACTCTCGGGCGGGCAGCAACAACGTATCGGTGTAATTCGCGCGCTCGCTGCTGATCCACCGGTGCTGCTGATGGATGAGCCATTCGGCGCGGTCGATCCGATCAACCGCGAGTCGATTCAGAATGAGTTCTTCCTGATGCAACGGCAGTTGAACAAGACCGTCATCATGGTCAGCCATGACATTGACGAGGCGCTCAAGCTGGGCGACCGCATCGCAGTGTTTCGTCGCGGCAAGCTGGTGCAGTACGACCATCCGGACACCTTGCTGGCGCATCCGCGCGATGAGTTCGTCGCGCAGTTCGTCGGCCAGGACAGTACGCTCAAACGTCTTTTGCTGATCAAGGCGGGCGATGCGGCAACGCAGCCCGAGACCGCACGGGCCGATACGCCACTCACGCGCGCGTTCCAGATCATGGATGAAAACGACTGCCGTTATCTGACCATCGTGGATGACGACCAGCGTGCGCTGGGCTATGTGACCCGGCGTGCGGCGCGGGGCAACGAGGGGGTCTGCGCGGATCAGCTCGCTGCATTCAGGACCACGGCGGCAGGTGAAGACAATCTGCGCATTTTGCTGTCGAGGATGTACCAGTTCAATTCATCGTGGATGCCAGTAATTGATGCTGACGGACGTTATGTCGGTGAGGTGACGCAGGATTCGATTGCCGATTATTTGAGCTCGGGGCGCTCACGCCAGCAAACTGGTCAGCCTGCGATTATTTCGCCCGCCGTGGCAGCCGCGCAGGCGGCAGCCGACGCAGCGACGTAA
- a CDS encoding DedA family protein/thiosulfate sulfurtransferase GlpE: MLHDLVVQYGPLIVFVNVLAASLGLPVPAMPTLIAFGAMASLHPGSIAPELLTVLVLAIFATLIGDSLWYLAGRVYGARMLNTLCRLSLSRDICVKKTERFFGRWGVRVLVVSRFVPGLSIVSVPMAGAMGTRYRTFLRYNGTGAVLWSGTGLLIGALFARQIEWLLAVASRMSGVALAVIAALLLTYAGYRWVRRQQLIRELMAARIDESELHALMQANDAPIVFDIRSPEHRMLDPFVIPGAQFADERHLETIINTYPRERKFVIYCACPNEVSAAWMAQQLTKAGFADVLPLRGGLDAWRDAGRPLDPLPSLDDAPETSDTLGTPDTPAAATTALPKTL, from the coding sequence ATGCTCCATGACCTCGTCGTGCAATACGGGCCACTCATCGTTTTCGTGAATGTGCTCGCCGCCTCGCTCGGTTTACCGGTACCGGCCATGCCAACGCTCATCGCGTTTGGCGCAATGGCTTCACTGCATCCGGGCTCAATCGCGCCTGAACTGTTGACCGTGCTCGTGCTCGCTATCTTTGCCACGCTGATTGGCGACAGCCTGTGGTATCTCGCCGGACGGGTGTATGGCGCGCGCATGCTGAATACGCTGTGCCGGCTCTCGCTCTCGCGTGATATCTGCGTGAAAAAAACTGAACGTTTTTTTGGCCGCTGGGGCGTGCGGGTGCTAGTGGTATCGCGCTTTGTGCCTGGGCTGTCGATTGTCTCGGTGCCAATGGCGGGGGCCATGGGAACGCGCTATCGCACCTTCCTGCGCTACAACGGCACCGGCGCAGTGTTGTGGTCGGGCACCGGGCTGCTTATCGGCGCGCTGTTCGCCCGGCAGATCGAATGGCTGCTCGCCGTAGCAAGCCGCATGAGCGGTGTCGCGCTAGCGGTGATCGCGGCCTTGCTGCTGACTTATGCGGGATACCGCTGGGTGCGGCGGCAACAATTGATCCGCGAACTGATGGCCGCCCGGATCGACGAAAGCGAATTACACGCGCTGATGCAGGCCAACGATGCGCCCATCGTGTTCGACATCCGCTCGCCCGAGCACCGCATGCTCGACCCATTCGTGATTCCTGGCGCGCAGTTTGCCGATGAACGCCATCTGGAAACGATCATCAACACCTACCCACGCGAGCGGAAGTTCGTGATTTATTGCGCTTGCCCCAACGAAGTTTCAGCGGCCTGGATGGCTCAACAACTCACCAAGGCAGGCTTCGCTGATGTGCTGCCACTGCGGGGTGGCCTGGATGCCTGGCGCGATGCAGGACGCCCGCTCGATCCGCTACCCAGCCTCGACGACGCACCTGAAACATCTGACACGCTTGGCACGCCTGACACGCCGGCCGCTGCAACCACTGCGCTGCCCAAAACGCTATAG
- a CDS encoding ABC transporter permease, whose amino-acid sequence MSVFDYLLANWPQLLELTLEHLWLVSIAVGCAIIAGVPLGILINRHEWLASPLLGLATIVLTLPSIALFGLMIPVLSRFGYGIGAVPAITAVFLYSLLPIIRNTYLALRNVDAGVKEAAKGIGMTAWQRLRLVELPLAVPVILGGVRTAVVMNIGVMTIAAVIGAGGLGTLIIRAIGQSNMMKLLVGAVLVSVLAIVADLLLQALQRLLTPKGVQKT is encoded by the coding sequence ATGAGCGTTTTTGACTATCTACTGGCCAACTGGCCACAACTGCTCGAACTGACGCTGGAGCATCTCTGGCTAGTCAGCATTGCGGTGGGTTGCGCGATCATCGCCGGGGTGCCGCTGGGCATTTTGATTAATCGCCATGAGTGGCTGGCGTCACCGTTGCTCGGGCTGGCGACGATTGTGCTCACGCTGCCATCCATCGCGCTCTTCGGTTTGATGATTCCGGTTCTTTCGCGTTTCGGTTATGGCATTGGCGCCGTGCCGGCGATCACGGCGGTGTTTTTGTATTCGTTGCTGCCGATTATCCGCAACACCTATCTCGCGCTGCGCAACGTCGATGCGGGCGTCAAAGAAGCAGCCAAAGGGATTGGCATGACCGCATGGCAGCGGTTGCGGCTGGTGGAATTGCCATTGGCGGTGCCAGTGATTCTCGGTGGCGTGCGCACTGCTGTCGTGATGAACATTGGCGTGATGACAATTGCCGCCGTGATTGGCGCAGGGGGGCTGGGCACGCTGATTATTCGTGCGATTGGCCAGAGCAACATGATGAAACTGCTGGTTGGCGCTGTACTCGTAAGCGTGCTTGCGATTGTCGCTGATTTGCTGCTGCAGGCATTGCAACGTCTGCTGACACCAAAGGGAGTGCAAAAAACATGA